CCTCGCTGGGCTTCCTCTGGTACAACTGCAACCCCGCGCAGGTCTTCATGGGGGACGTCGGCTCGATGGCGCTCGGCGGGGGCATCGGCACCGTCGCCGTCCTCATCAAGCAGGAGATCCTGCTCGTGCTCGTCGGCGGGCTCTTCGTGATGGAGGCGATCTCCGTGATCATCCAGGTCGCCTCCTTCAAGACGACCGGCCGGCGCGTCTTCCGGATGGCGCCCATCCACCATCACTTCGAGAAGGCCGGGTGGGCGGAGCCGAAGGTCGTCATCAGGTTCTGGATTCTCGCGATCATCTTCGCGCTCGTCAGCCTTTCGACGCTGAAGCTGAGGTGAGGGGGCATGGCGTCATGGAGCTGCGGGGGCGGAAGGTGGGCGTGATGGGGCTCGGAATGTCGGGCGCCGCCACGGCGCGCTTCCTTCTTGCGCGCGGGGCGAAAGTGGTCGTCAGCGAGGCGCGCGCCGAGAACGATCTCGGCGCGCTGCCGGCGGAGCTGCGCGCGGACGGGGCGATCGTCGAGTGCGGAGGCCATCCGCGCGACGTTTTCGCGGGGTGCTCCCTCGTGGTCGTGAGCCCCGGTGTGCCGCCCGCCCTCGACGCGCTGCGCGCCGCGGTCGAGCACGGCGCGGGAGTCGTGGGAGAGGTCGAGCTCGCGAGCCGCCATCTCCAGGGGACCCTCGTCGCGATCACCGGGAGCAACGGCAAGAGCACCGTCACGGCGCTCGCCGCGGCCATGCTCGACGAGGCCGGAAGGCGCGCGCGGCCGTGCGGCAACATCGGCCTCCCGCTCATCTCGCTCGTCGGCCCTCCGGCCGGCGACGTGTACGTGAAGGATCTCGGACGACCGCAGCCGACGGGGGGGGACGGTCCCGACGTCGTCTACGTCGCCGAGGTATCGTCCTTCCAGCTCGAGGGAATCGAGACGTTCCACCCGAAGGTGGCGGCGGTCACGAACCTGAGCCCCGATCACCAGGATCGCTACCCCGGCCCCGCGGATTACTACGCCGCGAAGGCGCGCGTCTTCATGAACCAGACGGCGGAGGACACCGCCGTGCTGAACGCGGACGACCCGGAGACGTGGTCGCTCCGCACGGGCCTTCGCGCGCGCCTCATCCCCTTCTCCATCGCCGGGAACGTCGCCGAAGGGGTCGTCCTCAGGGGAGGCGAGCTCGTGCACGTCGACTCGGGGCGGGCCGTCCCGCTGATGGAGTCGCGCGAGGTCCCGTTGCCGGGGCGCCACAACCTCGAGAACGTCGCGGCGGCGGCGGCGATCGCCCGGGCCCTCTCCGCTCCGCCCGAGGCGATCCGCCGCGCGGTGATCGCCTTCCAGGCGCTGCCGCACCGGCTGCGATTCGTCCGGCGCGTGCGGGGGGCGGTCGTCTACGACGATTCCAAGGCGACCAACGTCGGCTCGACGATCCGCGCGATCCAATCGTTCGAGACGCCCATCGTGCTTCTCCTCGGCGGGCGCGACAAGGGGGGCGACTTTCCCTCCCTGATCCCTCACCTGCGCGAGAGGGTGCGGGCCGTCGTCACCTTCGGCGAGGCGGGGCCGAGGATTGCGGCGCGCCTGAAGGGCGCCATCCCGATCATCGAAGGAGGGGCGCTCGCCGCGGCCGCGCGCGCCGCCGTCGAGGCGGCGCAGCCGGGGGACGTGGTCCTCCTCGCCCCCGCGTGCGCGTCGTTCGACGCGTACACGGGGTACGCGGCGCGGGGCGACGACTTCGTCCGCGTCATCGGCGAGATCGACACCGGGGGCGGGAGGGGCTGATGGCGGCCAAGCGGTCGTTCGACCCGATCATCTTCACCCTCGTCGTGCTCCTCTCGGCGGGCGGCCTCCTCATGATCTACAGCGCCTCCGCGGTGATCTCGCAGAGGCAGTTCGGCACCCCGTACCATTTCCTGCGCCAGCAGTCGATCGCGCTCGTGGCGGGGCTCGCCGGCATGGTCCTCCTGATGAAGATCGACTACCGGAGGCTGCAGAGCCCGTGGCTGACCCGCGGCCTGCTCGCGGTGACGCTCGTCCTGCTCGTCCTCGCGCTCCTCGGCGCGCCGACGAACGGCACGCACCGTTGGCTGCGCCTCCCCGGCGCCTCGTTCCAGCCGTCCGAGCTGGCGAAGCTGGCCGTCCTTCTCTTCCTCGCGGAGATCGTCGCGCGCCGGCAGGCCGAGATCGCGGAGCCGCGCGGCCCGATCCTCGGCGGGCTCGTCGCGGCGGGCGTCGTCGTCGCGCTCGTCGCGGTGCAGCCGGATCTCGGCACCGCCCTCGCGATCGCGATGGTCACCGGGGCGCTCCTCTTCGCGGCGGGGATGAAGGCGCGCTACCTCCTCGTCCCGGCGCTCCTCGTCATGGCGGCGATCACGGTGTCGGTCGTCTTCAACGACTACCAGCGCGGGCGCATCGAGACGTTTCTCAACCCCGACGGCGATCCTGGCGGCGCCGGTTACCAGGTCCGGCAGTCGCGCATCGCGGTGGCGTCCGGCGGGGTGACGGGCCGCGGGCTCGGCGAAGGAGGTCAGAAGCTCTTCTTCCTTCCCTACCCGCACACCGATTTCGTCTTCTCGAACATCGGAGAGGAGCTCGGGCTCGTGGGCACGGTCACGGTTCTCGCCGCGTTCCTCGTCCTCATGGCGCGCGGCCTCTACGTCGCGTCGCGCGCCCCCGACACGCACCTCGCGCTCCTCGCGTGCGGGGTGACCGTGATGCTCGTGGGACAGGCCTTCATCAACATGGGCGTCTGCCTCGGGATCCTTCCGGCGAAGGGTCTGCCGCTGCCTTTCATCTCGTACGGAGGCTCGTCGATGGTCGTGAGCCTCCTGTCCGCGGGCGTGCTCCTCAACGCCTCGCAGTACGGAAGCTGAAGGAGATGGGATTCGGATGCGACGTGTTCTCATCGCGGGCGGCGGGACGGGAGGGCACATCTTTCCGGCGATCGCCATCGCGCGCTCGCTCACCGCGCGCGCCCCTGGGTGCGAGGTCGTGATGGTGGGGACGGCGCGGGGCCTCGAGACGAAGCTCGTGCCCGAGGCCGGGTTCCGCCTGATCACGATCCCCGTCGCGGGGCTTCGGGGGAAGAGCGTCGGCGCCACGGCTCGCGGCCTCGCGATGCTTCCCCGCGCCCTCGGCGCGGCGCTCCGGATCACCGGGGCCGAGCGGCCCGAAGTCGTGGTGGGGGTCGGCGGGTACGCCTCCGGCCCGATTCTCGCGGCCGCGATCCTGCGGCGCATCCCGACCCTCATCCAGGACCAGAACCTCGCCCCCGGGATGACGAACCGCTGGCTCGCTCCGTTCGCGAGCGAGGTGGCGATCGCCTTCGACGGCGCGCGGCGCTTCCTGCGCGGCCGCGGCATCGTGACCGGCAACCCGATCCGCCCCGAGTTCGCGCACGTGCCTCCGCGCCCGAAGGGGCGCGCGACCCGGCACCTCCTCGTATACGGAGGGAGCCAGGGCTCGTCGGCGGTCAACGCGGCGATGGCCGACGCCGCGCCGAAGCTCGGCCGGCTCCGGGGGGCGCTCCGGGTCCTGCACCAGACCGGCGCCGCGGGGGTCGACGCGATGCGCGCCGCCTACGAGCGCGCCGGAATCGAGGCCGACGTGCGCCCGTTCGTCGACGACATGGCGGGGGCGATGGCCGGGGCGGATCTGATCCTCGCCCGATCGGGGGGCGGCGTGGCCGAGATCACGGCGGCCGGCCGCGGGTCGATCCTCGTCCCCCTCCCGACCGCGGCGCACGATCACCAGACGCACAACGCGCGCGCCCTCGAGGAGGCGGGAGCCTCCGTCGTCATCGCGCAGCGCGATCTGACGGGCGAGCGGCTGGCGACGACCCTCTCTCTTCTCCTGGGCGACGAGGCTCGCCTCGACGCGATGGCGGCGGCGGCCAGGGCCCTCGGCCGCCCCGACGCCGCCGATCGGATCGCCGCGCTGATCGAAGGGCTCGCCTCGTCGAGGGCGACGGCGGCGGAGGCGAAGGCGTGACGAGCCCGGCCCGGAATCTGAAGCCCGTCGCGGCGTCGCCCTCGCGGGGGACGCGCGCCTTCCGGAAGGCGTCGCGCCTCCACTTCGTCGGCATCGGCGGCTCGGGGATGAGCGGGATCGCCGAGGTCCTCCTGAACATGGGCTTCGCCGTCAGCGGCTCGGATCTCAAGGCCGGCCCCGTGACCGAAAAGCTCGTGCGGCTCGGCGGCCGCATCTCTTCCGGCCACCTCGCGGAGAACGTGCACGGCGCCGACGTCGTCGTGGTCTCCTCGGCGGTGAAGGCCGATAACGTGGAGGTGACCGAGGCGCACCGTCTCGCCATCCCGGTGATCCCGAGAGCCGAGATGCTCGCGGAGCTGATGCGGATGAAGTACGGCGTGTGCGTCGCCGGAAGCCACGGCAAGACGACCACCACGTCGATGGTCGCGCACCTTCTCGCGGAATCGGGGTTCGATCCGACGATCGTCATCGGCGGGCGGCTCGGGAGCCTCGGGGGGAGCGCGCGCCTCGGCTCCGGCGATCTCATGGTGGCGGAGGCGGACGAGAGCGACGGCTCGTTCCTTCACCTCCATCCGACGATCGCCGTCGTGACGAACATCGACGCGGAGCACCTCGATCACTACGGATCGCTCGAGGCGCTGCGGGACGCCTTCGCCGACTTCCTCAACAAGGTTCCGTTCTACGGTCTCGGCGTCGTCTGCCTCGACAATCCCGAGATTCAGGGGCTGATGCCGAGGCTGACGAAGAAGCTCCTCACGTACGGGGCGAGCGCGCAGGCCGATCTGACAGCGTCCGCCATCGAGATGAACGGCTTCGAGACGCGCTACGAGGCGTCGATGAAGGGTGCGCGGCTCGGCGAGGTGCGGCTCCGGGTTCCCGGCCGGCATAGCGTCCACAACTCGCTCGCGGCGCTCGCCGTCGCGCTCGAGTTCGACGTCGCGTTCGAGGACGCCGCGGCGCGCCTGGCCACGTTCCACGGCGCCGATCGCCGCTTCCAGCTCAAGGGGACGCTTCCCGGCGACATCCTCGTGGTGGACGACTACGGCCACCATCCGACGGAGATCCGCGCCACGCTGCGCGCCGCGAAAGAGGGATGGAAGCGCCGGATCGTCGCCGTCTTCCAGCCTCATCGCTTCACGCGAGTGCGCGCCCTCGCCGAGGAGTTCACGCGATCGTTCTACGAGGCCGACGTCGTCATCGTGACGCCGATCTATCCGGCCGGCGAGGATCCGATCGACGGGATCAGCTCGGCGCTCCTGTACGAGGGGATCCGCAGCCACGGCCACCGCGACGTCACGCTGGTCGCGGACCTCGACGAGGCCGAGGAAGCGGTGCGGAAAGCGATGCGCCCCGGCGACATCGTCGTGACGCTCGGCGCCGGGGACGTCGGGAGGATCTGCGAGCGCGTTCTCCTCCCTCGCGGCGGCGAGCGGAAGAAGCGCACCGTCCGCGGCCGCGGCCGGGACAATTAGAGATGGAGGACGGGATTGGACGTCGAACGCGCCCGCTCGATCGCGACGATCGCCGCCGAATGCGGTGTGAGCCTCGAGACGGGGAGACGGCTCGCGGACCTGACGAGCCTCGGGGTGGGGGGCGAGATCCGCACGCTGCTCCGGCCGAGGACGGTCGCGTCGCTCGCGTCTCTCCTCGGCGAGCTGCACGGCTTCGGGATTCCGTTCCGTGTCCTGGGGGGCGGGGCGAACGTCGTCGGCGGGCCGGGGCCGTTCGAGGACCCGGTCATCCTGACGCGGACGATCCGGCAGGAGCCGGCCTTCGAGGGGGCGATCGCCCGCGCGGGCGGGGGGTTCAACATCAAGCGCTTCGTTCGGGCGTGCGCCGCGCGGGGACTCGCCGGGCTCGAGTGGGCGGAGGGAATCCCGGGGACGATGGGCGGCGCGATCGTGATGAACGCGGGCTCGTACGGCGGGCAGATGTCGGACCACGTCGTCGAGGTCGAGTGGCTCGCGCCGGATGGAACGCGCCGGCGCCGCCACGTCGGACCCGGAGACTTCGACTACCGCACGAGCCCCTTCCGGTCCGAAGGGGCGGTGGTGGAGACGGTCTTCTCGTTGTTGCGGGACGACGTGCCCGCGATCGAGGCGAGGCTCCGGGAATTCCAGGCGCGCCGCACCGGCTCGCAGCCTCCGGGCGAGCGGAGCGCGGGGTGCATCTTCCGGAATCCTCCGGGAGATTCGGCCGGAAGGGTGATCGACGCCGCGGGGCTCAAGGGTCTCTCGGTGGGAGGCGCTTCGGTGAGCGAGGTGCACGCGAACTTCGTCGTGAACCGCGGCGACGCGACGAGCGAGGACCTGTTCGTGCTCATCGGGCGGATCCAGGAGGAAGTGGCGCGGCGCACGGGGATCGTGCTCCAGGAGGAAGTCATCAGGTGGTTGTGACGTGCTGACGCCCCCGGGAAACCAGGGTCCGGCGGCTCCCGAGGAGCCCCGCTACCTGAGGCCGGGGGGGAACCGCAGGGTGAGGCGGCGCCGCCAGCGGCGCACCGCGCTCGTCGCGTCGATCTGGTGCGCGGCGTGGCTCGCCGGGGCCGGCCTCGCCGCGTTCGGGTTCCGGACGGCGTGGCTGCTCCTCGTCGATCCCGACCGGTTTCCGCTCCGGCAGATCGTCGTGGAGGGGGCGGGGGAGACGATCGACCGCGAGGTCGAGGCGAAGCTGCAGCCTCTCCTCGGGAAGAACGTGCTGACGATCGACATCGCGGAGGTTCAGCGCGCGGCGGCGGGGAACCCGTGGGTCAGGGGATCGTCGGTGCGGCGCCGCCTTCCGTCGACGATCCTGGTGCTCGTCGAGCCGCGGAAGACCCTCGCGCTGGTCCAGGCCGCGGACGGCATCCACATGACGGACGCGGAAGGGTTCGACATCGGACGGTACGGGCCGAGGTACGCCGGCGTGAACCACGCGATCCTCACGGGGGTGGTCGGCGCGGAAGGGCGGGTGTCGCGCGCCCGGGTGACGGCGGGGATTCGCGCCCTCCAGGCGCTCGAGTCGAGAGCTCCGGAGTTCTCGGCGGGGCTTTCGACGCTCGACGTCTCGCGCGCCGATCGGGTCACCGCCACGCTCCGTGACTTCGTGACGCCGATCTACCTGAGCCCGGAGGATCCGGCGAAGAACCTGGGCTCGCTCGGCGACGTGAGACTGAGGCTTTCGGCCGCCGGTATCGGGGCGGAGTACATCGATCTTCGGTTCCGCGGCGAGATCGCGGTGATGCCGGACCGTACGGGAGAGAAGACGAGTGGCGCGTAACGAGAGGTACCTCGCCGCGATCGATCTGGGATCGACGAAGATCTGCTGCGTCGTCGGCGAGGTGCGCGACAACGGAACCATCGATGTCCTCGGCGTCGGCCGCTCGGCCGCCCGGGGGCTGAGGCGGGGGTCCATCACGAACCTCGACTCGGCGGTCGAGAGCCTGAAGGCCGCCGTCGACGAAGCCGAGACCATGGCCGGGGTGACGATCGAGAAGGCGCACGTGGGAATCGCGGGCGGGCACATCCGGGGTTTCAACAGCCGGGGGGTCGTCACCG
This is a stretch of genomic DNA from Acidobacteriota bacterium. It encodes these proteins:
- the mraY gene encoding phospho-N-acetylmuramoyl-pentapeptide-transferase encodes the protein LVLLVLVGSSNAVNLTDGLDGLAIGSVLIASATFAILAYVVGHAVVADYLGIPNVKGAGELTVFCASLVGASLGFLWYNCNPAQVFMGDVGSMALGGGIGTVAVLIKQEILLVLVGGLFVMEAISVIIQVASFKTTGRRVFRMAPIHHHFEKAGWAEPKVVIRFWILAIIFALVSLSTLKLR
- the murD gene encoding UDP-N-acetylmuramoyl-L-alanine--D-glutamate ligase, with protein sequence MRGHGVMELRGRKVGVMGLGMSGAATARFLLARGAKVVVSEARAENDLGALPAELRADGAIVECGGHPRDVFAGCSLVVVSPGVPPALDALRAAVEHGAGVVGEVELASRHLQGTLVAITGSNGKSTVTALAAAMLDEAGRRARPCGNIGLPLISLVGPPAGDVYVKDLGRPQPTGGDGPDVVYVAEVSSFQLEGIETFHPKVAAVTNLSPDHQDRYPGPADYYAAKARVFMNQTAEDTAVLNADDPETWSLRTGLRARLIPFSIAGNVAEGVVLRGGELVHVDSGRAVPLMESREVPLPGRHNLENVAAAAAIARALSAPPEAIRRAVIAFQALPHRLRFVRRVRGAVVYDDSKATNVGSTIRAIQSFETPIVLLLGGRDKGGDFPSLIPHLRERVRAVVTFGEAGPRIAARLKGAIPIIEGGALAAAARAAVEAAQPGDVVLLAPACASFDAYTGYAARGDDFVRVIGEIDTGGGRG
- the ftsW gene encoding putative lipid II flippase FtsW — translated: MAAKRSFDPIIFTLVVLLSAGGLLMIYSASAVISQRQFGTPYHFLRQQSIALVAGLAGMVLLMKIDYRRLQSPWLTRGLLAVTLVLLVLALLGAPTNGTHRWLRLPGASFQPSELAKLAVLLFLAEIVARRQAEIAEPRGPILGGLVAAGVVVALVAVQPDLGTALAIAMVTGALLFAAGMKARYLLVPALLVMAAITVSVVFNDYQRGRIETFLNPDGDPGGAGYQVRQSRIAVASGGVTGRGLGEGGQKLFFLPYPHTDFVFSNIGEELGLVGTVTVLAAFLVLMARGLYVASRAPDTHLALLACGVTVMLVGQAFINMGVCLGILPAKGLPLPFISYGGSSMVVSLLSAGVLLNASQYGS
- the murG gene encoding undecaprenyldiphospho-muramoylpentapeptide beta-N-acetylglucosaminyltransferase, with amino-acid sequence MRRVLIAGGGTGGHIFPAIAIARSLTARAPGCEVVMVGTARGLETKLVPEAGFRLITIPVAGLRGKSVGATARGLAMLPRALGAALRITGAERPEVVVGVGGYASGPILAAAILRRIPTLIQDQNLAPGMTNRWLAPFASEVAIAFDGARRFLRGRGIVTGNPIRPEFAHVPPRPKGRATRHLLVYGGSQGSSAVNAAMADAAPKLGRLRGALRVLHQTGAAGVDAMRAAYERAGIEADVRPFVDDMAGAMAGADLILARSGGGVAEITAAGRGSILVPLPTAAHDHQTHNARALEEAGASVVIAQRDLTGERLATTLSLLLGDEARLDAMAAAARALGRPDAADRIAALIEGLASSRATAAEAKA
- a CDS encoding UDP-N-acetylmuramate--L-alanine ligase, whose translation is MSGIAEVLLNMGFAVSGSDLKAGPVTEKLVRLGGRISSGHLAENVHGADVVVVSSAVKADNVEVTEAHRLAIPVIPRAEMLAELMRMKYGVCVAGSHGKTTTTSMVAHLLAESGFDPTIVIGGRLGSLGGSARLGSGDLMVAEADESDGSFLHLHPTIAVVTNIDAEHLDHYGSLEALRDAFADFLNKVPFYGLGVVCLDNPEIQGLMPRLTKKLLTYGASAQADLTASAIEMNGFETRYEASMKGARLGEVRLRVPGRHSVHNSLAALAVALEFDVAFEDAAARLATFHGADRRFQLKGTLPGDILVVDDYGHHPTEIRATLRAAKEGWKRRIVAVFQPHRFTRVRALAEEFTRSFYEADVVIVTPIYPAGEDPIDGISSALLYEGIRSHGHRDVTLVADLDEAEEAVRKAMRPGDIVVTLGAGDVGRICERVLLPRGGERKKRTVRGRGRDN
- the murB gene encoding UDP-N-acetylmuramate dehydrogenase, whose amino-acid sequence is MDVERARSIATIAAECGVSLETGRRLADLTSLGVGGEIRTLLRPRTVASLASLLGELHGFGIPFRVLGGGANVVGGPGPFEDPVILTRTIRQEPAFEGAIARAGGGFNIKRFVRACAARGLAGLEWAEGIPGTMGGAIVMNAGSYGGQMSDHVVEVEWLAPDGTRRRRHVGPGDFDYRTSPFRSEGAVVETVFSLLRDDVPAIEARLREFQARRTGSQPPGERSAGCIFRNPPGDSAGRVIDAAGLKGLSVGGASVSEVHANFVVNRGDATSEDLFVLIGRIQEEVARRTGIVLQEEVIRWL
- a CDS encoding FtsQ-type POTRA domain-containing protein; amino-acid sequence: MLTPPGNQGPAAPEEPRYLRPGGNRRVRRRRQRRTALVASIWCAAWLAGAGLAAFGFRTAWLLLVDPDRFPLRQIVVEGAGETIDREVEAKLQPLLGKNVLTIDIAEVQRAAAGNPWVRGSSVRRRLPSTILVLVEPRKTLALVQAADGIHMTDAEGFDIGRYGPRYAGVNHAILTGVVGAEGRVSRARVTAGIRALQALESRAPEFSAGLSTLDVSRADRVTATLRDFVTPIYLSPEDPAKNLGSLGDVRLRLSAAGIGAEYIDLRFRGEIAVMPDRTGEKTSGA